The stretch of DNA TCAAAACTTTTTCATTTTTCTTTACACCCATGCAATCGCGAACTGCGATGAGTGCGGCATTGTATAATTCAGTTTTCATTTTCGTCTTTCATTAACAGAATGAGTTGAGATTCCAATTCGGGAAGTTTGTGTTTAATAATATCCCAGAGAAGATAATAATCAATCCCGAAATAATCATGAATAAGAATATTCCGTAGTCCGGCAATTTTTCTCCAAGCAATATTCTTGTGTTTCTTTCTTAATTCCAAAGGAACATGCT from Ignavibacteriota bacterium encodes:
- a CDS encoding DUF86 domain-containing protein — protein: MSERAYIFFFEDMLKSISKVTRYVGKKSFQKFIDDEILVDAVIRNLEIIGEAVKHVPLELRKKHKNIAWRKIAGLRNILIHDYFGIDYYLLWDIIKHKLPELESQLILLMKDENEN